The genomic stretch TTCACTAATGCAACTCTCGAACTTGCAAGGTATTTTTTGACCTGCAAGGGCTAGCAGGTCAATCAAGTCAGCTTTATTTAAatagcccaatatcacaaattACAACGTTACCTCAAGGGGCTGCACGATCTGTAGAGCATACAACACCCTCTATCCTCAGACCCTCCATTTGGATCAGGAAAAACTCCCAAATGCAAGAAATCTCAGATAGACAATAAATACAGAATAGGCCAAATAATGATAACAAAGTGAAAAATAGACTGTAAACGTGTATGAAGAATATAGAACTGAGAGGAAGTCAAAGTCAAGAGGTGCATTAGTAAAAACTCAGTCTCAGTGTGCAGACAGCCGCTCCTTTGACCGACTGTAACAAACTACTGTAGGTTTAACGTTTTTTGGACTCAGGGAAGCCTTTTGAGGTTGGACACGCATAGCTAGTCACTGTGCAATCAAGCCCGACTTCAAAAGAGGCTCAGAAAGTCTTACAATGAAACGCAAACACTCGCAGAGGGAAATCCCTTTGATGTGTGGTTGCCGCACTATCGAAGTTGGAACATTAGGAACATTATACAGCAACACCGACTAAATATTGGTTCACTGATAACGTGGCGGTTTTAATTAGTCGTGCCAAGAACCACGTGCACTCTGTTTGCTCACACTTACACAAAGTCAAACGGGCTATTGGTAATGAGGAACATCTTTTTTCCATGCTCTGACAGCTTCTTCAGCACAGCGTGGCTTTGCTCGCCATAGCAAATGTATTTATCtggaaaatgagagaacagaggaagagagaagggatGGGGCGCGTGATACTGATATAATTTGCACAAACAAAGCAATGCCTTTTATTTGTATATCACAGTCTCATTATTACTGAATTATTTCTTTATGTCTTGGCAGCTACTCAGATGCGGCTGCgcaatttattttttattagtTCAAACAAAGCAATATAAATCAAAGAACATTACCAATATCTGCTTCCACAGCTCGGTACATAATGCCCTTGACGTGAACATCTCTAATGGCTTCCTGTGAagaggaaaaagcaaacaacCCTCAGCCAGAAAGTCATGACTTCAGCGACACagtgttagcattcagctccaGTAGCAGCACTTTGCTCTGTATATAAATGGTTGACTTGGAAGCACAAAGAAGCGCATCTCTGAATACAAATTAAATATGAAGAAAGCGGCCCCTGGAGTTTAGTTACTTTGGTGACACAGTGAGACAGTTTCCACATTTTCAACAGTGTAACTTGTGCTTTAGAATCCGTGGAAGAGTCAACAGACTCTCCCTTGCAAAGACGCACGTTTAAGGGCACGTTTAAAGGAAGTTTATCATATGCAAAGAATATTTGATGTGCACAAAAGCCAAAGGAAAAgtaagcaaaaaagaaaaaaaaaaaaaacaacagtgtaaaCGCTGAATAATAAATTAGGCTtggcagggaaaaaaaaaaaagattgagcCGGGTGTCCTTGAAAAGATATGAGAGGCACTCGTGGAACAGAGAGCATGTGTGAGGGCTTCTAATGACAGCGATCTGTCAAAAACGCTGCAGTGTCACACAGAATAGACAGGACCGGCACGACAGACGCCCTCAAAGGGAGAACACAGGCCTGAtttcctgtccctctccctctgaaGTAGCAGAGGCACCAGAGAACAGACGCAGATGGCTGGGGGCGGGTTTTGCTCGACTAAAATTAGACACCGGTTTTCAGAGCTAAAATTAAGACGGTATTGAATGGCTGGGGTGTCACggcacactgcacacatgtaAATACATTAACATTTATGTACATGTGGAGTGATTTTGTCTTTGAGCCCTGGAAGAAacagccctgattccagaaGAGGTGCGACACTGTGTGAGTAAGAAAATAATGCAACCATTTGCAAACGAACTGTTTAAAAAggtggttttacaaagtgttcctgagctcatgtactCATCTCcattatacagtcatgtgttcacaaagtagtgaatctcactccatcctcgcttgtgaacgactgagcctctccaggatgcccctttcatacccaatcgtgatactatcacctgttaccaatcaacctgtttacctgtggaatgatccaaacaggtgtttttgctGCTCTTGTCCCAACTGgattgaaacatgttgcttcatcaaattcagaataagcagatatttagaaaactaaatgaagctgatgaggccaAACATTAGAAATGTTGTCTTggtgctgtttttaattgactttatgtcaaaaaggattaataAATCATCaccttgtctttgtttttcacagtatcccaacctttttggaatcagggctgcaCGATAACTGGGAAAAGCTTCTACTAGATTGTTGCAAATATTGTGTGCCGACTTTCCCAAAAACACCCAACAAAGATGGCAGAATAATACCAGCATGGTTCACCTTTACGTCTTTGTAGAGATGGACGGGCTCGTAGTCGATGTTGTGGCTCATGAAGAAGTCGTTGACACAGGACAGGAGCGTCATCTCGGGCAGGGAGAAGATGTCCATGAACTGCTTCATGGTGTGGCCATGGGAACTCTGCCGGGCAGCGATTAACATCAttacacactgctgtttttatttctgcagcgTCTCTCTAGTCATACACGAAGGAGGACATGATTGTCACCTTGCCGTAGAAGTCGCTCATGATCTCGAGAGGTACGTGACTACCTTCGTACATGGCGATGACTTCCTCATCAGAAACGGGATGAAGACCCCTGTGGAAGAGACACAATTCATACCATGTCATTTGTAACACGTGCAAACTCCTGACAATAGACCACAGAAACGCTGTAACATGTCTAGACTGAAACAGATCAAAAACGAGATGTGTGGCCTGATTAGAAAAAGCATGGCGTACTCGCACAGCGCTGTGTGAATTTCACATTTGCGGTTTACTACCCACTACCCTGGTGTGAGAAGTAACACGGTGCACAGATACCTGTAGACAGTTCCCAGCTGGATGTAGTGAAAAGCGTcgatcttcatcagcagcgCCTGTTACACATCATTCAGAATGATCTCCACACTGAGCGTCAGGCACCATTGATGCAGATCATAACACAAATGTCAGTGTCTGAGTCACACAAGCATAGACCCCTCACCTTCTGGACGTCGTAGTGAAGTCCTCTGACAGCGAAGTTAGGAATGTACTCATACTTCCGCAGACCCTCTGGATACTGACATAAAAGAAAATCGGCAGATTAGCCACAAAAGTGGGGCGATTATGCTGCCTATTATAAACAAAGCTCTCCAACACGTTCAGCCCTGCTACCAATTTGTCACCATCTCAGCTGGAAACATTTGGGGGCTTAAATAATTCACTCGACAGCACAGCGCCAGTGTTTTCCCGTTGAGATCCTGATCTGATTTTTGTAccacacacatgaaaactgtGAATGATTCTGTCTGTATCTggaacacaaacatgtttgagGCGGCGGGTTTTAAAAGAGTCGCGGACGCACCCTGTGGTTCGTGATGAGGGTGTCCCGTGCTATGTTGAAGATGAGGGTGTGGAGGTGTCTGGAGTAGAAGGCCAGGGTGTAGTCGTAGTCGAAGCCATAGATCTCAATGTCTCGCAGGCTCATCTCATTGTTGGCAAAAATGCTGTCGGGGTTGACCGAGTTGGTGGATATGACTGGAATCAAATCTAAGAGGAGAGAAACACCTGAGGTTATTCTGCTGCTTCCTTTCATTTCCCAATATTATGCTATGACAGACGGGTGTATCTCAGGACACTGTGGGCAAAATGAGCCTGTTTCCAGCTCAAACAAGCCTCGAGAGGAGGCAGAAATGTGGTGCTGTGTGAGGTAAAAGCATGAGGTCTGTTTGCTCGCTTAAACTGTTGTGAGCAccaaaaaaatgtgaatttcatATAATAAATCGGTAACGTCTGCCCTGAAATAAGAAGCTGTAGGTTTTATGTAGGTTGCTGATTTAAGGTGCTGATGCCGTTTTAATTTCAgaagtggacaaaataataggaATGCCTCGGCATATCACTTAGTGCACTACAAAACCACCACAAGTCGATTCAACCCTGCACACTCTCAACAAAGCATTCACTCAGTATTTCTGCATGTTATTTCACTGAACTGCATTATATTTTACAGGCCTTTACATTGTGTTCACCCTGACTGCaaatttctgtaaatatttagTACAATCAAGCTCCTTGAAGATggttttcagtcagtgtttagGGGTTGGACAAAATACCAGAAAGCCTTAGAACAGAATACAATGCTGTGCAGGAAGATAACAAtctacaaacatacacacagatttgaACTCTCAGCTAAATATGAACTGGTTTGCATGTTGCAGACTTCACAGAGGCAGCCGTAATCGTACAGTAGATTGGTGTTAACGTTGTCTCGTCCACACCAAAGTATCTCAGCCTATAACTCCAATACATTATTCCCACCATCGGATCAGGACGCGTTTACTGTGCCGCAGGAAACGTTGGTCTGCCGGAAACGTCATTACAGGGTTACAATAAGGCAACAACAGTGCTGTGTTCACCGCAGTGCTGTTAATGGGCACTCTGCTGTTTCATTACGTCCATACCTTCAGTCTGCTTTTTGGTCTCTTTATAAACAGACCATAGCTTCTCTGTCATGTCCTGACcggctgcagagctgctacaCGCAGATGCTGCGTAGTTCTGCGCTCTGGCTCGGTGTGTTAGTAGTTGACCGACTCCATGTGCAACTGCACCGAAATTCCGTTTCCATAAGCGAGGTGTGAGCGTCCGGTGCTGCAAACCGTGTAAGGCGGTATAGAAGACGATCGCCCTCTGCAGACAGCGGCTGTGCGTGAGGACAGACGACAGGGGCAAAGACAAGGGCGCCATGGCTGTGGAGTGTGGGTGGCAGCCCGTGTGTGGGTCGCGGTGGGCTCCCGGTAGATTACATGCAGTTGACAAGCTCCTCCGTAAATAATACCGAAAGTGTCCCTGCTTTGTACGTCACTTCCGCGTTGGACAAGTCCCAGCCAACCAGCGAATCAGAGACTGGTGCGTCTGTAGTCCAGCCGCTCCCTGCTCCCTGAACAGCTGCGACGAGTTACAACATACATGTATTTAACAGGCGTAATCCACAGGAGGAGCCGCTGGTGTTCAGAGGACAGCGGGGGTTTCTCTGCTTCTACCGTTAAAGGGTTcgggattaaaaaaaatctcagacatgttttcaattctggaaataaataaagtgttagAAACTCTATcttaaaactaaattaaaaacataagATACTAAATCACATGAGATAAACTCTCGTCATAAGTTTGGCTTTTTAAGACAAAATTGTTACATTTTAAATTGAGTTTGGCTTACTGCCTCTGTGATCAGGTAAATCTTCTGATTTagaagtatttttacatttttaatcctTATAGATGCTTTTTAGGACAGACTTACGAGATTATTAGTTTTAACTGACTCATTAAAAGACATTAAAAGTACAAAGTTTTATCTTCACTTTAAATCAAAATCTTTGAATGTCTCTCCAGTTTGACTCACTCATCTAAGTTATGACTCACAGAAGTATCTCATaactttaatttaattcataAGCCATAATAATGAGATTCTTAGTCATACTAATGAAATAATTCAccaaatgttttactttttaaagcAAACTTATGACATTTTAAGTAAAGATTGTGATGTATTTCGCCCGTCACACTTTTGACTTAACATTCAAAATACTTATTTACCACAAGTGCTggccttttcctcctcttcctcacacacacacacacacacacacacacacacacacacacacacacacacacacacacacacacacacacacgccccttCTCACCCCTAACTCCCTAAGTGCCATTTGACACCTGTGGACCTCTCCTATAGCAACACTCATCACAAAGGCTAAACGATATTGTGCACCCGATCATCTAACTCACCCTTTTTATCCATCAATTACATATTCCAGATTGGACACAATCTCAGTTTTTCACAAACTGACCGAAATGTGtgttggttaaaaaaaaaaaaaaaaaagactttgccATCATCTGCACTACACCAACTGAACAGCGCCC from Chaetodon auriga isolate fChaAug3 chromosome 6, fChaAug3.hap1, whole genome shotgun sequence encodes the following:
- the nt5dc3 gene encoding 5'-nucleotidase domain-containing protein 3; translation: MAPLSLPLSSVLTHSRCLQRAIVFYTALHGLQHRTLTPRLWKRNFGAVAHGVGQLLTHRARAQNYAASACSSSAAGQDMTEKLWSVYKETKKQTEDLIPVISTNSVNPDSIFANNEMSLRDIEIYGFDYDYTLAFYSRHLHTLIFNIARDTLITNHRYPEGLRKYEYIPNFAVRGLHYDVQKALLMKIDAFHYIQLGTVYRGLHPVSDEEVIAMYEGSHVPLEIMSDFYGKSSHGHTMKQFMDIFSLPEMTLLSCVNDFFMSHNIDYEPVHLYKDVKEAIRDVHVKGIMYRAVEADIDKYICYGEQSHAVLKKLSEHGKKMFLITNSPFDFVDRGMSYIVGKDWRDLFDVVIVQADKPSFFNDRRKPFRRVTDKGALLWDRIHRLEKGEIYKQGNLYEFLRLTGWRGSKVLYFGDHIYSDLADLTLKHGWRTGAIIPELRKEIKIMNTEQYMHMMAWLQALTGLIEQMQVHRDAASQAVVEEWIREREAMRAQTKDIFNSQFGSLFRTYHNPTYFSRRLSRFADIYMASISCLLNYNLKHTFFPRRTPLQHESPFWPEHSPTGINISSRLHGTNSD